From the Winogradskyella forsetii genome, the window CACCAGTTCTCGGAATCACAGGAACAGGAGGTTCCGGTAAATCATCCTTGGTAGATGAATTGGTACGTCGCTTCTTAATCGATTTTCCCGAAAAAACGGTTGGCTTGGTTTCTGTAGATCCTTCCAAACGAAAAACGGGTGGTGCACTTTTAGGAGATAGAATTCGTATGAACGCTATAAATTCGCCAAGAGTTTATATGCGAAGTTTGGCCACACGTCAATCTAATTTGGCATTATCTAAATATGTAAATGAAGCTGTTGAGGTTTTAAAAGCTGCCGAATATGATTTGATCATTCTTGAAACGTCAGGAATCGGACAATCGGATACCGAAATTATTGAGCATTCTGATGTGTCCCTCTATGTCATGACACCAGAGTTTGGTGCAGCTACACAACTTGAAAAAATTGATATGCTCGATTTTGCAGATTTAGTAGCCATAAACAAATTTGATAAACGTGGTGCTTTAGATGCGCTTCGAGATGTTAAAAAGCAATACATGCGTAATAATAATCTTTGGGATATTCCTCAAGATGAGTTACCAGTTTATGGAACCATTGCCTCGCAATTTAACGATCCAGGAATGAACACGCTCTATAAAGCGATCATGGATGAATTAGTTAAAAAAGCAGATGCGGATTTAAAATCGACCTTTGAAATTTCTAAGGAAATGAGTGAGAAGATTTTTGTAATTCCGCCTTCACGAACACGATACTTGTCTGAAATAGCCGAAAATAATAGGGCTTATGATAAGACAGCAAACGAACAGGTTGAAGTCGCTCAAAAATTATATGGCATTTATAAAACGATATGTTCCGTTGGAAATGTTAACAAAAGTGAAGTCGAAAAGTCTTTCATTGGAAAACAAGGCTTAAATGATGATGAAATTCTTCATCAAGCTCAGAATGACAAAGGTAATGTCATTCCGACAGAAGGAGGTACGACTGACGAGGAATCTCAAAATCAGTTCTTAAATCTGTTGATTAAAGAATTCGACCGTGTAAAACTGAATTTGGATCCTTACAATTGGGAAGTCATAACAGGTTGGGATGAAAAAGTAAACCGTTTCAAAGATCCTGTTTATTCCTTTAAGGTAAGAGATAAGGAAATTAAAATTGAAACCCATACCGAATCGCTTTCGCACACACAAATCCCCAAAGTAGCCTTGCCAAAATATCAGGCTTGGGGAGATATTTTAAGATGGTGCTTGCAAGAAAATGTACCTGGCGAATTTCCATATACGGCAGGATTGTACCCTTTTAAAAGAACAGGAGAAGATCCTGCAAGAATGTTTGCAGGTGAAGGAGGGCCAGAACGTACCAATAGACGCTTTCATTATGTCAGTGCAGGTTTGCCGGCAAAACGATTGTCAACAGCTTTTGATAGTGTAACACTTTACGGAAATGATCCCGATTTACGTCCGGATATTTATGGTAAAATCGGAAACGCTGGTGTTTCTATCTGTTGTTTGGATGATGCTAAAAAACTGTATTCTGGTTTTGATTTGGCAAATGTGATGACTTCTGTGAGTATGACTATCAATGGTCCGGCGCCAATGTTGTTAGGCTTTTTTATGAACGCTGCGATAGACCAACAATGTGAAATCTACATCAAAGAAAATGGTTTAGAAAAAGAAGTAGAAAAGAAAATTGAAGCCATTTATAAAGGTAAAGAACGGCCAAAATATAACGGTAAACTTCCAGAAGGAAACAACGGTTTGGGTTTAATGCTTTTAGGCGTGACTGGCGATCAAGTTTTACCTTCAGATATTTATACCGAAATAAAAAAGAACACCATCGCACAAGTTCGAGGAACAGTTCAAGCTGATATTTTAAAAGAAGATCAGGCTCAAAATACCTGTATTTTCTCTACTGAATTCGCCTTGCGTTTAATGGGAGATGTTCAGGAATATTTCATTGAAAATAATGTCCGTAACTTCTATTCGGTATCCATTTCCGGTTATCATATTGCCGAAGCAGGAGCAAACCCAATAACACAACTGGCATTGACTTTATCCAATGGGTTTACTTATGTAGAATATTATTTAAGTAGAGGGATGGACATCAATAAGTTTGGACCTAATTTATCCTTTTTCTTTTCAAACGGTATAGATCCTGAATATGCGGTTATAGGTCGTGTGGCACGTAAGATTTGGTCAAAAGCCTTGAAGCATAAATATGGTGCAAATCCGAGAGCGCAAATGTTAAAATATCACATTCAAACTTCTGGTCGCAGTTTACATGCCCAAGAAATTGATTTTAATGATATCAGAACAACGCTTCAAGCTTTATATGCGATTTACGATAATTGTAATTCATTGCATACCAATGCTTATGATGAAGCGATTACAACACCAACAGAGGAGTCAGTTCGTAGAGCAATGGCAATTCAACTAATCATTAATAAAGAATTAGGATTGGCCAAAAATGAAAACCCAATACAAGGTGCTTTCATCATTGAAGAATTGACCGATTTGGTAGAAGAGGCCGTGTTATTGGAGTTTGATCGCATCACGGAAAGAGGAGGTGTGCTCGGAGCCATGGAAACGATGTACCAACGCAGCAAAATCCAAGAAGAAAGCTTGTATTATGAAACCTTAAAGCATAACGGCGAATTCCCAATTATTGGTGTAAATACCTTTTTGAGTAGCAAAGGGTCACCAACAGTACAGCCGGCAGAAGTGATTAGAGCAACGGAAGAGGAAAAACAATTTCAGATAAAAACATTGGAGCGTTTGCACAACGCGCATGATTCAGAAGAACTATTAAAAGAATTACAAAATAAAGCCATTAATAATGAGAATATTTTTGAAGCATTAATGGACGTCTGCAAGGTGTGTTCGTTGGGTCAGATTACATCTGCGTTGTTTGAGGTTGGTGGTCAGTATCGCCGAAATATGTAAGCAGAGAACCACTTTTTGCTTTTCGCAAAAAGTGAGTGAATCGCTTATGCTGAGCGTAGTCGAAGTATCTCAGAGAACCATTTTTTGCTTTTTGTAAAAAGTGAGTGAATAGCCTGTCCTGAGCGTAGCCGAAGGGCTTATGCTGAATATTACTGTGAAACAGAATATATTTTGTTAAGCGAGAAGTCAACAACGTTTGCCGAATTATCTCAGAGAACCATTGCTTCTTTCTTACACTACCAAGTACAAGTTGAAAAAGAACAGATTGAAAATGTTTTTACATTGTAATGGCTTCAAAATGAGGAATGAAGGTTATTTGGTTGGGGAAATTCGAGATAAAGCTTACTGTAAAGTCTGTCATTAATGATATCTTTGCTTGAGATAGCACTATGGTAATTTGCTATTTAAAAATAGCGATCATGTCATTCAAAAAACTTCACCCTTTATTAAAAGAATCCTTAGAAAATGAAGGGTTTGAAACTTCAAATGCATTTCAGAAAAAAGTGTTGCCAATTTTAAAAGGTGGTTCCGATGCTTATGTAATTGCACCCAAAGGCAGTGGAAAAACGACTGCACTAATTATTGCAACAATCCATAAATTAAAAGCAGCAGCTTTTGAAGATTCACCACGAGCCATCATAGTGGTCAATGACAAACAGAGTGCTTTAGATTTAAAAGATGAATTTGAACGCTTTACAAATACAACGGATTTAAGGGTTTACGCATTATATGACGAATATGATATTGAAAAGCAGAAAACAGAAGTCTATTATGGTCAAGATATTGT encodes:
- a CDS encoding methylmalonyl-CoA mutase family protein, with the protein product MEQATPYKPKHKVRIVTAASLFDGHDAAINIMRRIIQSTGVEVIHLGHDRSVEEVVNTAIQEDANAIALTSYQGGHNEYFKYMYDLLKEKGAGHIKIFGGGGGVILPEEIKELMDYGITRIYSPDDGRALGLQGMINDLVEQSDFAIGDQLNDEGEVLHEKNPKSIARVISSAENFPEVAKETLEAIHKKNKDSKTPVLGITGTGGSGKSSLVDELVRRFLIDFPEKTVGLVSVDPSKRKTGGALLGDRIRMNAINSPRVYMRSLATRQSNLALSKYVNEAVEVLKAAEYDLIILETSGIGQSDTEIIEHSDVSLYVMTPEFGAATQLEKIDMLDFADLVAINKFDKRGALDALRDVKKQYMRNNNLWDIPQDELPVYGTIASQFNDPGMNTLYKAIMDELVKKADADLKSTFEISKEMSEKIFVIPPSRTRYLSEIAENNRAYDKTANEQVEVAQKLYGIYKTICSVGNVNKSEVEKSFIGKQGLNDDEILHQAQNDKGNVIPTEGGTTDEESQNQFLNLLIKEFDRVKLNLDPYNWEVITGWDEKVNRFKDPVYSFKVRDKEIKIETHTESLSHTQIPKVALPKYQAWGDILRWCLQENVPGEFPYTAGLYPFKRTGEDPARMFAGEGGPERTNRRFHYVSAGLPAKRLSTAFDSVTLYGNDPDLRPDIYGKIGNAGVSICCLDDAKKLYSGFDLANVMTSVSMTINGPAPMLLGFFMNAAIDQQCEIYIKENGLEKEVEKKIEAIYKGKERPKYNGKLPEGNNGLGLMLLGVTGDQVLPSDIYTEIKKNTIAQVRGTVQADILKEDQAQNTCIFSTEFALRLMGDVQEYFIENNVRNFYSVSISGYHIAEAGANPITQLALTLSNGFTYVEYYLSRGMDINKFGPNLSFFFSNGIDPEYAVIGRVARKIWSKALKHKYGANPRAQMLKYHIQTSGRSLHAQEIDFNDIRTTLQALYAIYDNCNSLHTNAYDEAITTPTEESVRRAMAIQLIINKELGLAKNENPIQGAFIIEELTDLVEEAVLLEFDRITERGGVLGAMETMYQRSKIQEESLYYETLKHNGEFPIIGVNTFLSSKGSPTVQPAEVIRATEEEKQFQIKTLERLHNAHDSEELLKELQNKAINNENIFEALMDVCKVCSLGQITSALFEVGGQYRRNM
- a CDS encoding DEAD/DEAH box helicase, whose protein sequence is MSFKKLHPLLKESLENEGFETSNAFQKKVLPILKGGSDAYVIAPKGSGKTTALIIATIHKLKAAAFEDSPRAIIVVNDKQSALDLKDEFERFTNTTDLRVYALYDEYDIEKQKTEVYYGQDIVIATPARLSKLYFLNGIHLGEVQLFAIEDADYLGRNNAYNHILRLSESIHKSQFVIISDTMNSKIKNYQNAFMSNAQVIK